A single window of Helicobacter pylori DNA harbors:
- a CDS encoding dehypoxanthine futalosine cyclase — MRINREEILDLMKNAPLKELGQRALRVKQRLHPENLTTFIVDRNINYTNICFVDCKFCAFKRTLKEKDAYVLSYEEIDQKIEELLAIGGTQILFQGGVHPQLKIDYYENLVSHIAQKFPTITIHGFSAVEIDYISKISKLSLKEVLERLKNAGLSSIPGAGAEILSDRVRDVIAPKKLSSDRWIEVHKMAHLCGIKSTATMMFGSVDNEEDVIEHLQRVRDLQDETGGFRAFILWSFQPNNTPLKEEIPSIKKASSNRYLRYLACSRIFLDNIQNIQSSWVTQGSMIGQLALLFGANDLGSVMMEENVVKAAGTSFCMNEAEMIELIEDIGSVAAKRNTAYEILKRYPAKAKV, encoded by the coding sequence ATGCGCATTAACAGAGAAGAAATTTTGGATTTAATGAAAAACGCGCCCTTGAAAGAATTAGGGCAAAGGGCTTTGAGAGTAAAGCAACGCTTGCACCCTGAAAACTTGACGACTTTTATTGTGGATAGGAATATCAATTACACCAATATTTGTTTTGTGGATTGCAAGTTTTGTGCGTTCAAACGCACCTTAAAAGAAAAAGACGCCTACGTGTTGAGCTATGAAGAAATTGATCAAAAGATTGAAGAATTACTCGCTATTGGCGGCACGCAGATCCTTTTTCAAGGGGGGGTGCACCCGCAGCTCAAAATAGACTATTATGAAAATTTAGTCAGCCATATCGCTCAAAAATTCCCCACCATCACCATTCATGGTTTTAGCGCGGTTGAAATTGATTACATTTCTAAAATCTCTAAATTGTCTTTAAAAGAAGTTTTAGAAAGGTTGAAAAACGCCGGTTTAAGCTCCATTCCAGGAGCGGGAGCAGAGATACTAAGCGATAGGGTGCGCGATGTGATCGCTCCTAAAAAATTGAGTAGCGATCGGTGGATTGAAGTGCATAAAATGGCCCATCTTTGCGGGATTAAAAGCACGGCTACCATGATGTTTGGGAGCGTGGATAATGAAGAAGATGTAATAGAACATTTACAAAGGGTGCGCGATTTGCAAGATGAAACCGGCGGCTTTAGGGCTTTTATTTTATGGAGCTTTCAGCCCAACAACACCCCTTTAAAAGAAGAAATCCCAAGCATTAAAAAAGCGAGTTCCAATCGGTATTTACGCTATTTGGCATGCAGTAGGATTTTTTTGGATAACATTCAAAACATACAAAGCTCATGGGTTACTCAAGGTTCTATGATAGGGCAGTTAGCCTTATTGTTTGGAGCGAATGATTTAGGGAGTGTGATGATGGAAGAAAATGTAGTGAAAGCGGCCGGGACGAGTTTTTGTATGAATGAAGCGGAAATGATAGAGCTTATTGAAGACATTGGGAGCGTGGCGGCTAAACGAAACACCGCTTATGAAATCTTAAAGCGTTATCCGGCTAAAGCAAAGGTATAA
- a CDS encoding M16 family metallopeptidase, producing the protein MKKFLITLLLGVFMGLQASALTHQEINQAKVPVIYEENHLLPMGFIHLAFRGGGSLSDKNQLGLAKLFAQVLNEGTKELGAVGFAQLLEQKAISLNVDTSAEDLQITLEFLKEYEDEAITRLKELLKSPNFTQNALEKVKTRMLAQLLQKESDFDYLAKLTLKQELFANTPLANAALGTKESLQKIKLDDLKQQFAKVFELNKLVVVLGGDLKVNQTLNRLNSALNFLPQGKAYEEPYFETSDKKSEKVLYKDTEQAFVYFGAPFKIKDLKQDLAKSKVMMFVLGGGFGSRLMEKIRVQEGLAYSVYIRSNFSKVAHFASGYLQTKLSTQAKSVALVKKIVKEFIEKGMTQQELDDAKKFLLGSEPLRNETISSRLNTTYNYFYLGLPLNFNQTLLDQIQKMSLKEINDFIKAHTEINDLTFAIVSNKKKDK; encoded by the coding sequence ATGAAAAAATTTTTAATCACTTTATTATTAGGAGTTTTTATGGGGTTACAAGCGAGCGCTTTGACACACCAAGAAATCAATCAAGCTAAAGTCCCTGTGATTTATGAAGAAAACCATTTATTGCCTATGGGGTTTATCCATTTAGCTTTTAGAGGGGGCGGGAGCTTAAGCGATAAAAACCAGTTGGGTTTAGCAAAATTATTCGCGCAAGTTTTAAACGAAGGCACTAAAGAGCTTGGTGCGGTGGGGTTTGCACAACTTTTAGAGCAAAAAGCGATCAGTTTGAATGTGGATACCAGCGCAGAAGATTTGCAAATCACTTTAGAATTTTTAAAAGAATATGAAGATGAAGCCATCACGCGCTTAAAAGAGCTTTTAAAATCCCCTAATTTCACGCAAAACGCTTTAGAAAAAGTCAAAACCAGAATGTTAGCCCAACTTTTACAAAAAGAAAGCGACTTTGATTATTTGGCTAAATTGACTTTAAAGCAAGAACTTTTTGCTAACACCCCTTTAGCTAACGCGGCCTTAGGCACTAAAGAGAGCCTCCAAAAAATCAAGCTAGACGATTTAAAACAGCAATTTGCTAAGGTTTTTGAACTCAATAAACTCGTGGTGGTGCTTGGGGGCGATTTGAAAGTCAATCAAACGCTCAATCGTTTAAATAGCGCCCTTAATTTCTTGCCACAAGGTAAAGCGTATGAAGAGCCTTATTTTGAAACGAGCGATAAAAAAAGCGAAAAAGTCCTCTATAAAGACACTGAACAGGCTTTCGTGTATTTTGGTGCACCCTTTAAAATCAAGGATTTAAAACAGGATTTAGCGAAATCTAAAGTCATGATGTTTGTGCTTGGTGGGGGGTTTGGCTCTCGTTTGATGGAAAAAATCAGGGTTCAAGAGGGCTTGGCTTATAGCGTGTATATCCGCTCCAACTTTTCTAAAGTGGCGCATTTTGCGAGCGGGTATTTGCAAACCAAGCTCAGCACTCAAGCTAAAAGCGTTGCCTTAGTTAAAAAAATAGTCAAAGAATTTATAGAAAAAGGCATGACGCAACAAGAATTAGACGACGCTAAAAAGTTTTTACTAGGCTCTGAGCCTTTAAGGAATGAAACGATCTCTAGCCGCTTGAACACCACTTACAATTATTTTTATTTAGGTTTGCCTTTAAATTTCAACCAAACGCTGTTGGATCAAATCCAAAAAATGAGTTTGAAAGAAATCAATGATTTCATTAAAGCGCACACCGAAATCAATGACTTGACTTTTGCCATTGTGAGCAATAAAAAGAAGGACAAATGA
- the gatB gene encoding Asp-tRNA(Asn)/Glu-tRNA(Gln) amidotransferase subunit GatB, which yields MPFEAVIGLEVHVQLNTKTKIFCSCSTSFGETPNSNTCPVCLGLPGALPVLNKEVVKKAIQLGTAIEANINQYSIFARKNYFYPDLPKAYQISQFEVPIVSDGKLEIDAKEGAKIVRIERAHMEEDAGKNIHEGSYSLVDLNRACTPLLEIVSKPDMRNSEEAIAYLKKLHAIVRFIGISDANMQEGNFRCDANVSIRPKGDEKLYTRVEIKNLNSFRFIAKAIEYEIERQSAAWENGRYSEEVVQETRLFDTNKGITLSMRNKEESADYRYFKDPDLYPVFIDEKLLKEAQKINELPGAKKIRYMKDFNLKEDDANLLVSDPLLAEYFESMLHLGVKAKTSVTWLCVELLGRLKAETTLENCGVSAHMLGALARRIDEGKISGKSAKDVLDKLLEEHGGDVDALIEQMGLSQVNDTEAIVKVIEEVLKNNADKVLEYKSGKDKLFGFFVGQAMKNLKGANPSVVNAILKEKLG from the coding sequence ATGCCATTTGAAGCTGTAATCGGGCTAGAAGTCCATGTCCAACTCAACACCAAAACCAAAATCTTTTGCTCTTGCTCCACAAGTTTTGGAGAAACCCCCAATTCTAATACATGCCCTGTGTGTTTGGGCTTACCGGGAGCTTTGCCGGTATTGAATAAAGAAGTGGTTAAAAAAGCCATCCAGTTAGGCACAGCCATTGAAGCCAATATCAACCAATATTCCATTTTTGCGAGGAAAAATTACTTTTACCCTGATTTGCCTAAGGCTTATCAAATTTCGCAGTTTGAAGTCCCCATTGTGAGCGATGGGAAATTAGAGATTGACGCTAAAGAGGGCGCGAAAATCGTGCGTATTGAAAGGGCCCACATGGAAGAAGACGCCGGTAAAAATATCCATGAGGGCAGTTATTCTTTAGTGGATTTGAACCGCGCTTGCACCCCTTTATTAGAAATTGTCAGCAAGCCGGACATGCGAAATAGTGAAGAAGCCATAGCGTATTTGAAAAAGCTCCATGCTATCGTGCGTTTTATAGGGATTTCTGATGCGAACATGCAAGAGGGGAATTTCAGGTGCGATGCGAACGTGTCTATTAGACCCAAAGGCGATGAAAAGCTTTACACGAGGGTGGAAATCAAAAACTTGAATAGCTTTAGATTCATCGCTAAAGCGATTGAATACGAGATAGAGCGCCAAAGCGCAGCGTGGGAGAACGGGCGTTATAGTGAAGAAGTGGTTCAAGAAACGCGCCTTTTTGACACCAATAAAGGGATCACCCTTTCTATGCGCAATAAAGAAGAATCAGCGGATTACCGCTATTTTAAAGATCCGGATTTGTATCCTGTTTTTATTGATGAAAAACTTTTAAAAGAAGCTCAAAAGATCAATGAATTGCCTGGCGCGAAAAAAATCCGCTACATGAAAGATTTTAACCTTAAAGAAGACGATGCGAATTTATTGGTGAGCGATCCTTTATTGGCGGAGTATTTTGAAAGCATGCTCCATCTTGGGGTTAAGGCTAAAACGAGCGTGACATGGCTTTGCGTGGAATTATTAGGGCGCTTGAAAGCCGAAACCACTTTAGAAAATTGCGGAGTTAGCGCTCACATGTTAGGCGCTTTAGCCAGACGCATTGATGAGGGCAAGATTTCAGGTAAGAGCGCTAAAGATGTGTTAGACAAGCTTTTAGAAGAGCATGGGGGCGATGTGGATGCGCTCATTGAACAAATGGGCTTATCTCAAGTCAATGACACAGAAGCGATTGTTAAAGTTATAGAAGAGGTGCTTAAAAACAACGCCGATAAGGTGCTTGAATACAAAAGCGGTAAGGACAAGCTTTTTGGGTTTTTTGTAGGCCAAGCGATGAAAAATCTAAAAGGCGCTAATCCTAGCGTGGTGAATGCTATTTTGAAAGAGAAATTGGGTTGA
- a CDS encoding SurA protein, whose amino-acid sequence MRKIFSYVLRALLFIGIVYAEPESKVEALEGKKRESSLYKKIRQELKNKELKNKEEEKKNPAEKKETKAKRKPRAEVHHGDAKNPTQKITPPKIKEGAKGVQNQGTQNQGVQNNAPKLEEKETTSQTLEKNKGTSPSSQFNSIFGNPNNATNNTLEDKVVGGISLLVNGSPITLYQIQEEQKKSKVSKAQARDRLIAERIKNQEIERLKIHVDDDKLDQEMAMMAQQQGMDLDHFKQMLMAEGHYKLYRDQLKEHLEMQELLRNILLTNVDTSSETKMREYYNKHKEQFSIPTEIETVRYTSTNQEDLERAMADPNLEIPGVSKANEKIEMKTLNPQIAQVFISHEQGSFTPVMNGGGGQFITFYIKEKKGKNEVSFSQAKQFIAQKLVEESKDKILEEHFEKLRVKSRIVMIRE is encoded by the coding sequence ATGAGGAAAATTTTTTCTTATGTTTTGAGGGCTTTGTTGTTTATTGGGATCGTTTATGCAGAGCCTGAATCTAAAGTGGAAGCCTTAGAAGGGAAGAAACGAGAATCTTCTTTGTATAAAAAAATCCGCCAAGAATTAAAGAATAAGGAATTGAAAAATAAAGAAGAAGAAAAGAAAAACCCCGCAGAAAAGAAAGAAACAAAAGCCAAAAGAAAGCCCAGAGCAGAAGTCCATCATGGGGATGCCAAAAATCCCACTCAAAAAATAACGCCTCCTAAAATCAAAGAGGGCGCTAAAGGGGTTCAAAATCAAGGCACGCAAAATCAAGGCGTTCAAAATAACGCGCCAAAACTTGAAGAAAAAGAGACAACCTCTCAAACTCTTGAAAAAAATAAGGGAACAAGCCCTAGCTCCCAATTCAATTCCATTTTTGGTAATCCTAATAACGCTACCAACAACACCCTTGAAGATAAGGTCGTAGGGGGCATTTCATTGCTTGTTAATGGATCGCCTATCACGCTGTATCAAATCCAAGAAGAGCAAAAAAAATCTAAAGTGAGCAAAGCTCAAGCTAGGGATCGTTTGATTGCGGAACGCATTAAAAACCAAGAAATTGAGCGCTTAAAAATCCATGTAGATGATGACAAGCTAGACCAAGAAATGGCGATGATGGCGCAACAGCAAGGCATGGATTTAGACCATTTCAAACAAATGCTTATGGCTGAGGGGCATTATAAACTCTATAGAGATCAGCTTAAGGAGCATTTAGAAATGCAAGAATTGTTGCGTAATATCTTACTCACCAATGTGGATACCAGCTCTGAAACCAAAATGCGCGAATATTACAACAAACACAAGGAGCAATTCAGTATCCCCACTGAAATAGAAACCGTGCGCTACACTTCCACCAATCAAGAAGATTTAGAAAGGGCTATGGCAGATCCTAATTTGGAAATTCCAGGGGTGAGTAAGGCTAATGAAAAAATAGAGATGAAAACCCTAAACCCCCAAATCGCTCAAGTCTTTATTTCGCATGAGCAAGGATCTTTCACGCCCGTTATGAATGGGGGTGGGGGGCAGTTTATCACCTTTTATATCAAGGAAAAAAAGGGTAAAAACGAAGTGAGCTTCAGTCAAGCCAAGCAATTCATCGCCCAAAAATTAGTGGAAGAATCTAAAGATAAGATTTTAGAAGAGCATTTTGAAAAATTGCGCGTTAAGTCTAGGATTGTGATGATTAGAGAGTGA
- a CDS encoding tetratricopeptide repeat protein: MQHFNFLYKDSLFSIALFTFIIALVILLEQARAYFTRKRNKKFLQKFAQNQNAYASSENLDELLKHAKISSLMFLARAYSKADIEMSIEILKGLLNRPLKDEEKIAVLDLLAKNYFSVGYLQKTKDTVKEILRFSPRNVGALLKLLHAYELEKDYSKALETLECLEELEVVEIETIKNYLYLMHLIENKEDAAKILHVSKASLDLKKIALNYLKSYDEKLFWQEIDATERLENVIDLLWDMNIPAFILEKHALLQDIARAKGLLLDNKFCQVFELEVLRALLNSPMKARLTFEYRCKHCKQIFPFESHRCPVCYQLAFMDMVLKISKESYGSGLNARN, translated from the coding sequence GTGCAACACTTCAATTTCCTCTATAAAGATTCTTTATTTTCTATCGCTTTATTCACTTTCATTATCGCTCTTGTGATTTTATTAGAACAGGCTAGGGCGTATTTTACCCGAAAGAGAAACAAAAAATTTTTGCAAAAATTCGCCCAAAATCAAAACGCCTATGCGAGCAGCGAGAATTTAGACGAGCTTTTAAAGCATGCCAAAATTTCCAGTTTGATGTTTTTAGCTAGGGCGTATTCTAAAGCTGACATAGAAATGAGTATTGAAATCTTAAAAGGCCTTTTGAATCGCCCCTTAAAAGATGAAGAAAAAATCGCTGTTTTAGATTTATTAGCCAAAAATTATTTTAGTGTGGGGTATTTGCAAAAAACAAAAGACACCGTGAAAGAAATTTTGCGCTTTTCCCCAAGGAATGTGGGAGCGTTATTGAAACTTTTGCATGCGTATGAATTAGAAAAAGATTATTCAAAGGCTTTAGAGACTTTGGAATGTCTGGAAGAATTAGAAGTGGTTGAAATTGAAACGATTAAAAATTACCTTTATCTCATGCATTTAATAGAGAATAAGGAAGATGCGGCTAAAATCTTGCATGTTTCAAAAGCATCGTTAGATTTGAAAAAAATCGCTTTAAATTATTTAAAATCTTATGATGAAAAGCTTTTTTGGCAAGAAATTGATGCAACCGAACGGCTAGAAAATGTGATCGATCTTTTATGGGATATGAATATCCCTGCTTTTATTTTAGAAAAACATGCCCTTTTGCAAGACATCGCGCGTGCTAAAGGGTTACTTTTAGATAATAAGTTTTGCCAAGTTTTTGAATTAGAGGTTTTACGCGCTCTATTAAATAGCCCTATGAAAGCGCGTCTGACTTTTGAATACCGCTGCAAGCATTGCAAACAAATCTTTCCTTTTGAAAGCCATAGGTGTCCTGTGTGTTACCAGTTAGCGTTTATGGATATGGTGCTTAAAATTTCTAAAGAAAGCTATGGGAGTGGATTAAATGCAAGAAATTGA
- the rnhA gene encoding ribonuclease HI → MQEIEIFCDGSSLGNPGPGGYAAILRYKDKEKIISGGENFTTNNRMELRALNEALKVLKRPCHITLYSDSQYVCQAINVWLANWQKKNFAKVKNVDLWKEFLEVSKGHLIMAVWIKGHNGHAENERCDSLAKLEAQKRTKTTT, encoded by the coding sequence ATGCAAGAAATTGAAATTTTTTGCGATGGTTCTTCTTTAGGCAATCCCGGGCCAGGCGGGTATGCGGCGATTTTACGCTATAAAGATAAAGAAAAAATCATCAGTGGGGGCGAAAATTTCACCACGAATAACCGCATGGAATTAAGAGCGCTCAATGAAGCGTTAAAAGTTTTGAAACGCCCATGCCATATCACGCTTTATAGCGATTCGCAATACGTGTGCCAAGCGATCAATGTGTGGCTAGCTAACTGGCAAAAAAAGAATTTTGCTAAAGTTAAAAATGTGGATTTATGGAAAGAATTTTTAGAAGTCTCTAAAGGGCATTTGATTATGGCGGTGTGGATTAAGGGGCATAATGGGCATGCCGAGAATGAACGATGCGACAGCCTCGCTAAATTAGAGGCGCAAAAACGCACTAAAACGACCACTTAA
- the rnc gene encoding ribonuclease III, whose protein sequence is MKNKRSQNSPYVTPNNPYLTLEKALGYSFKDKRLLEQALTHKSCKLALNNERLEFLGDAVLGLVIGELLYHKFYQYDEGKLSKLRASIVSAQGFTKLAKAIALQDYLRVSSSEEISKGREKPSILSSAFEALMAGVYLEAGLAKVRKIIQKLLNRAYKRLDLEHLFMDYKTALQELTQAQFCVIPSYQLLQEKGPDHHKEFEMALYIQDKMYATAKGKSKKEAEQQCAYQALQKLKEAK, encoded by the coding sequence ATGAAAAACAAACGCTCTCAAAATAGCCCTTATGTAACGCCTAATAACCCTTATTTAACGCTAGAAAAAGCTTTAGGGTATTCTTTTAAAGACAAGCGTTTATTGGAGCAAGCCTTAACGCATAAATCATGCAAGCTCGCTTTAAACAATGAGCGCTTGGAATTTTTAGGCGATGCGGTGTTGGGTTTGGTGATAGGGGAGTTGCTATACCATAAATTCTACCAATACGATGAGGGCAAACTCTCTAAATTAAGGGCTTCTATTGTGAGCGCGCAGGGTTTTACTAAATTAGCGAAAGCGATCGCTTTACAAGATTATTTGCGCGTTTCTTCTTCTGAAGAAATTTCTAAAGGGAGAGAAAAACCCTCTATTTTATCAAGCGCTTTTGAGGCTTTAATGGCCGGGGTGTATTTAGAAGCAGGGTTAGCTAAGGTGCGTAAGATTATACAAAAATTACTCAATCGCGCTTACAAGCGTTTGGATTTGGAGCATTTGTTTATGGACTATAAAACCGCTTTACAAGAATTGACCCAAGCGCAATTTTGCGTGATCCCTTCGTACCAATTGCTCCAAGAAAAAGGGCCAGACCACCATAAAGAATTTGAAATGGCTCTATACATTCAAGATAAAATGTATGCGACCGCTAAAGGCAAGAGTAAAAAAGAAGCCGAACAGCAATGCGCTTATCAAGCGCTTCAAAAACTTAAGGAAGCCAAATGA
- the aroC gene encoding chorismate synthase, with amino-acid sequence MNTLGRFLRLTTFGESHGDMIGGVLDGMPSGIKIDYALLENEMKRRQGGRNVFITPRKEDDKVEITSGVFEGFSTGTPIGFLIHNQRARSKDYDNIKNLFRPSHADFTYFHKYGIRDFRGGGRSSARESAIRVAAGAFAKMLLREIGIVCESGIIKIGGIEAKNYDFNHALKSEIFALDEEQEEAQKTAIQNAIKNHDSIGGVALIRARNAKTNQKLPIGLGQGLYAKLDAKIAEAMMGLNGVKAVEIGKGVESSLLKGSEYNDLMNQKGFLSNHSGGVLGGMSNGEEIIVRVHFKPTPSIFQPQQTIDINGNECECLLKGRHDPCIAIRGSVVCESLLALVLADMVLLNLTSKIEYLKTIYNEN; translated from the coding sequence ATGAACACTTTGGGGCGTTTTTTAAGGCTCACGACCTTTGGGGAATCGCATGGGGATATGATAGGGGGGGTATTAGACGGCATGCCTAGCGGGATTAAAATAGACTATGCACTATTAGAAAATGAAATGAAGCGCCGCCAAGGGGGGAGGAACGTTTTCATTACGCCACGAAAAGAAGACGATAAAGTGGAAATAACAAGCGGGGTTTTTGAAGGTTTTAGCACAGGGACGCCCATAGGGTTTTTAATCCACAACCAAAGGGCTAGGAGCAAGGATTACGATAACATTAAAAACCTTTTTAGGCCTAGCCATGCGGATTTCACTTATTTTCATAAATACGGCATTAGGGATTTTAGGGGTGGGGGGAGGAGCTCGGCTAGAGAGAGCGCTATAAGAGTGGCTGCTGGAGCGTTTGCTAAAATGCTTTTAAGAGAAATTGGCATTGTTTGTGAAAGCGGGATCATTAAAATTGGGGGCATTGAAGCCAAAAATTACGATTTTAATCACGCTTTAAAAAGCGAGATTTTTGCCTTAGATGAAGAACAAGAAGAAGCGCAAAAAACAGCCATTCAAAACGCTATCAAAAACCACGATAGCATCGGGGGCGTGGCTTTGATTAGGGCAAGGAACGCAAAAACTAATCAAAAACTCCCCATTGGCTTGGGTCAAGGGCTATACGCTAAATTAGACGCTAAAATCGCTGAAGCGATGATGGGGCTTAATGGGGTGAAAGCGGTTGAAATAGGCAAGGGGGTAGAAAGCTCTTTATTAAAAGGCTCAGAGTATAACGATTTAATGAATCAAAAAGGGTTTTTGAGCAATCATAGTGGGGGGGTTTTAGGGGGCATGAGCAATGGGGAAGAAATCATTGTTAGAGTGCATTTCAAACCCACGCCAAGCATTTTCCAACCTCAACAAACCATAGACATTAATGGCAATGAATGCGAATGCTTGTTAAAGGGCAGGCATGATCCTTGCATTGCGATTAGAGGGAGTGTGGTGTGCGAGAGCTTGTTAGCGTTGGTGTTAGCCGATATGGTATTACTCAATTTGACTTCAAAAATAGAGTATTTAAAAACGATTTATAATGAGAATTAA
- a CDS encoding DUF2603 domain-containing protein: MEKLPKKRVSKTKSQKLIHSLTTQKNRAFLKKISANEMLLELEKGAFKKNEAYFISDEEDKNYVLVPDNVISLLAENARKAFEARLRAELERDIITQAPIDFEDVREVSLQLLENLRQKDGNLPNINTLNFVKQIKKEHPNLFFNFDNMFKQPPFNENNFENFDNSDEENF, from the coding sequence GTGGAAAAATTACCTAAAAAACGAGTTTCTAAAACCAAATCACAAAAACTTATCCATAGCCTAACCACCCAAAAAAACAGAGCCTTCCTCAAAAAAATCAGCGCTAATGAAATGCTTTTAGAGTTAGAAAAAGGGGCGTTCAAAAAAAATGAAGCCTATTTTATTTCTGATGAAGAAGATAAAAATTACGTTTTAGTGCCAGATAATGTGATCTCTCTTTTGGCAGAAAACGCCAGAAAGGCTTTTGAAGCCAGGCTTAGGGCGGAATTAGAAAGGGATATTATCACCCAAGCGCCGATTGATTTTGAAGATGTGCGCGAAGTTTCTTTGCAATTGTTAGAAAATTTACGCCAAAAAGACGGGAATTTGCCCAATATCAATACCTTAAATTTTGTCAAACAAATCAAAAAAGAACACCCTAATTTATTTTTTAATTTTGACAACATGTTCAAACAACCCCCTTTCAATGAGAATAATTTTGAAAATTTTGACAATAGCGATGAGGAAAATTTTTAA
- the hemN gene encoding oxygen-independent coproporphyrinogen III oxidase, producing the protein MQTIDFEKFSQYSKPGPRYTSYPTAVEFKENFNEESLKTAFFNHDNLKNPMPLSLYTHLPFCRSACYFCACSVIYTSLEEKKVRYISYLKKELALLKNAMDTNREVAQFHYGGGTPTFFSPPQLDEITQSIQEVFSNFSQDIEMSCEIDPRHFTREHMQTLFDRGFNRLSFGVQDFDFEVQKAIHRIQPFEMVQESVKLARDYGIKSINFDLIYGLPNQTKESFLKTLEWVLKLDPDRLAVFNYAHVPWVKKTMRKIDETLLPSPRDKLEILESLISFLEKANYQMIGMDHFAKSDNELYLALQKAELRRNFQGYTTKKFTQTIGIGVTSIGEGGDYYTQNYKDLHQYEKALDLGHLPVERGVSLTKEDVLRKEVIMQMMSNLKLDYSKIEEKFSIDFKAHFKKELEKLKPYKEAGLLSFNSKGFEMTRTGGMLVRNMAMEFDAYLRGGEKHFSKTL; encoded by the coding sequence ATGCAAACCATCGATTTTGAAAAATTTTCGCAATATTCCAAGCCCGGCCCACGATACACTAGCTACCCCACAGCGGTGGAATTTAAAGAAAATTTTAATGAAGAGAGCTTGAAAACGGCGTTTTTTAACCATGACAACCTCAAAAACCCCATGCCCTTATCGCTTTATACGCATTTGCCCTTTTGTAGGAGCGCGTGTTATTTTTGCGCATGTTCAGTCATTTACACCAGTTTAGAAGAGAAAAAAGTCCGCTATATCAGCTACCTTAAAAAAGAACTCGCTCTTTTAAAAAATGCGATGGACACTAACAGAGAAGTGGCGCAATTCCACTATGGAGGCGGCACGCCGACCTTTTTTTCGCCCCCTCAATTAGACGAGATCACGCAAAGCATTCAAGAAGTTTTCTCTAATTTCAGCCAAGATATTGAAATGAGTTGCGAGATTGATCCTAGGCATTTCACTAGAGAACACATGCAAACCTTGTTTGATAGGGGGTTTAACCGCTTGAGTTTTGGGGTGCAGGATTTTGATTTTGAGGTTCAAAAAGCCATTCATAGGATCCAGCCTTTTGAAATGGTTCAAGAATCGGTGAAGCTCGCTAGAGATTACGGCATCAAATCCATTAATTTTGATTTGATTTATGGCTTACCCAACCAGACTAAAGAGAGTTTTTTAAAAACTTTGGAATGGGTTTTGAAACTGGATCCGGACCGATTAGCGGTGTTTAATTACGCGCATGTGCCTTGGGTGAAAAAAACGATGCGTAAAATTGATGAAACCTTATTGCCAAGCCCTAGAGACAAGCTAGAGATTTTAGAATCTCTCATCAGTTTTTTAGAAAAAGCCAATTATCAAATGATAGGCATGGATCATTTCGCTAAAAGCGATAACGAATTGTATCTAGCCCTTCAAAAAGCGGAGTTACGCCGTAATTTTCAAGGCTATACCACGAAAAAATTCACTCAAACCATTGGCATTGGCGTTACAAGCATTGGCGAAGGGGGCGATTATTACACGCAAAATTATAAGGACTTGCACCAGTATGAAAAAGCCCTTGATTTGGGGCATTTACCGGTAGAAAGGGGTGTATCACTCACCAAAGAAGATGTTTTAAGAAAAGAAGTGATTATGCAGATGATGAGCAATTTAAAATTGGATTACTCTAAGATTGAAGAAAAATTTTCTATTGATTTTAAAGCGCATTTTAAAAAAGAATTAGAAAAATTAAAGCCTTATAAAGAAGCGGGCTTGCTTTCTTTCAATTCTAAAGGCTTTGAAATGACAAGGACAGGGGGCATGCTCGTAAGAAACATGGCCATGGAGTTTGACGCGTATTTGCGTGGGGGCGAAAAACATTTCAGTAAAACGCTATGA